A part of Meleagris gallopavo isolate NT-WF06-2002-E0010 breed Aviagen turkey brand Nicholas breeding stock chromosome 26, Turkey_5.1, whole genome shotgun sequence genomic DNA contains:
- the SIK3 gene encoding serine/threonine-protein kinase SIK3 isoform X4 has protein sequence MKMLCHPHIIRLYQVMETERMIYLVTEYASGGEIFDHLVAHGRMAEKEARRKFKQIVAAVNFCHCRNIVHRDLKAENLLLDANLNIKIADFGFSNIFTPGQLLKTWCGSPPYAAPELFEGKEYDGPKVDIWSLGVVLYVLVCGALPFDGSTLQNLRARVLSGKFRIPFFMSTECEHLIRHMLVLDPSKRLSMDQICKHKWMKLGEADAEFDRLIAECQHLKTERQMEPLNEDVLLAMAEMGLDKERTIQSLRADAYDHYSAIYSLLCDRLKRHKNLRIAPSPSIPRTVTFPTSANIQTEQAGNTMNINVPQVQLINPENQIVETDGTMNLDSDEGEEPSPEALVRYLSMRRHTVGVADPRTEVMEDLQKLLPGFPRVTPQAPFLQVTPNVNFMHNVLPRQNLQPTGQLEYKEQSLLQPPTLQLLNGMGPLGRRASDGGANIQLHAQQLLKRPRGPSPLVTMTPAVPAVTPVDEESSDGEPDQEAVQSSIYKDSNTLHLPTERFSPVRRFSDGAASIQAFKAHLEKMGNNSSIKQLQQECEQLQKMYGGHMDERTLEKTQQQHMLYQQEQHHQILHQQIQDCIRPPQPSPPLQAQCENQPALLTHQLQRLRIQPSSPPPNHPNNHLFRQPNSSPPPVSSSVLQPHGAASQSQFQGMPSHNTIFPQSGNCSPPPTMGLTCLALQQQSQAQQVTIQVQEPGDMVSNNLLQGASVAGQGMSSHTRGMSISPSANQIQMQHRANLMASLTYGHRQLSKQLSADSAESHSLNVYRNPPTNYDQVHLHPHLFPEQPRVSPSNYSPSGGVGFPPAQQALKVPQLDQYPNFPQNAHQQQQHYTASALQQALLSPTPPDYSRHQQVPHILQGLLSPRHSLTGHTDMRLPQAEFAQLIKRRQQQQQQQQQQQQDFQELFRHMSQGDAGNMGTSMGQSLSERQSLSLPYQSADTYHPQNSPQHLLKIRAQECIQQVPASVPPHGYIHQPALFHSESMEEDCACEGARDSFPDSKNSNTLTKGCHETPLLVNAGGHGDPESLLGTANHVQEHQYRHQPAAGFSRNKVPSRESVVGNCMDRSSPGQAMQVPDHNGLGYPARPASSEHPRPRTLQRHHTIQNSDDAYVQLDNLPGMSLMAGKALSSARMSDAVLSQSSLMASQQLRDRESEECGESLEGQEHPNLGDGNQHLNTSCYPSTCITDVLLSYKHPEVPFGMEQAGV, from the exons ATCACTTGGTGGCCCACGGGCGCATGGCGGAGAAGGAAGCTCGGAGGAAGTTCAAGCAAATCGTGGCTGCTGTCAACTTCTGTCACTGCCGTAACATAGTTCACAGAGATCTCAAAGCAGAAAATCTTCTTCTGGATGCTAACCTTAACATCAAAATAGCAG ACTTTGGGTTCAGTAACATCTTCACACCTGGCCAGCTGCTAAAAACGTGGTGTGGGAGTCCTCCCTATGCTGCCCCAGAGCTCTTCGAGGGGAAGGAATACGATGGGCCCAAGGTTGACATTTGG AGTCTCGGCGTGGTGCTGTACGTGTTGGTCTGTGGTGCTCTGCCCTTTGATGGGAGCACGCTGCAGAATCTGCGTGCCAGGGTGCTCAGCGGGAAGTTTCGCATTCCATTCTTCATGTCCACAG AATGTGAACATCTGATCCGCCACATGCTGGTCTTGGACCCAAGTAAGCGGCTCTCAATGGACCAGATCTGCAAACACAAGTGGATGAAGCTTGGGGAAGCTGATGCAGAGTTTGATAGG CTGATAGCAGAATGTCAGCACCTGAAGACAGAGAGGCAGATGGAGCCACTGAACGAGGATGTGTTGTTAGCAATGGCAGAAATGGGGCTGGACAAGGAACGCACAATTCAG tCATTAAGAGCTGATGCTTACGATCACTACAGTGCAATCTACAGCCTGCTCTGTGACCGCCTGAAGAGGCACAAGAATCTGCGCATTGCCCCATCTCCAAGTATACCACGGACAGTGACCTTCCCCACCTCTGCTAACATCCAG ACAGAACAGGCAGGCAATACCATGAACATCAATGTGCCACAAGTCCAGCTCATCAACCCTGAAAACCAAATTGTGGAG ACTGATGGAACGATGAACTTGGACAGCGATGAAGGGGAAGAACCATCACCTGAAGCTCTGGTCCGTTACCTCTCAATGAGAAGGCACACGGTTGGAGTAGCTGACCCACG GACGGAGGTCATGGAAGATTTGCAGAAGCTCCTGCCTGGCTTTCCTCGTGTCACTCCTCAGGCTCCATTCCTGCAGGTGACCCCAAACGTGAACTTCATGCACAATGTGCTGCCTAGGCAGAACCTGCAGCCCACGGGTCAGCTGGAGTACAAG GAGcagtccctgctgcagccccccaCTCTGCAACTGTTGAATGGCATGGGCCCTCTGGGGCGGAGAGCATCCGATGGTGGAGCTAACATCCAGCTACATGCACAGCAACTGCTGAAACGTCCTCGAGGTCCATCTCCTCTAGTCACTATGACTCCA GCCGTCCCAGCTGTCACTCCCGTGGACGAGGAGAGCTCTGATGGGGAGCCAGATCAGGAAGCTGTGCAGAG TTCTATTTACAAGGACTCCAACACTCTGCACCTCCCCACCGAACGCTTCTCCCCGGTTCGGCGCTTCTCTGACGGTGCTGCCAGCATCCAGGCtttcaaagcccacctggagAAGATGGGCAATAACAGTAGCATCAAACAGCTTCAGCAG GAATGTGAACAGCTTCAGAAGATGTATGGTGGGCACATGGATGAGAGGACACTGGAGAAGACACAGCAGCAACACATGCTGTACCAGCAAGAGCAGCACCATCAGATTCTTCATCAGCAAATCCAG GACTGTATCCGGCCACCTCAGCCATCTCCACCCTTGCAAGCTCAATGTGAAAAccagccagctctgctcactcACCAGCTTCAGAG GTTACGGATTCAGCCATCCAGCCCGCCCCCAAATCACCCTAATAACCACCTCTTCAGGCAACCAAACAGCAGCCCACCTCCTGTGAGCAGCAGCGTGCTGCAGCCCCACG GTGCAGCCTCCCAGTCGCAGTTCCAAGGGATGCCGTCCCACAACACGATCTTCCCACAGTCTGGTAACTGTTCCCCTCCCCCAACCATGGGGCTGACATGTctggccctgcagcagcagtcccAGGCCCAGCAGGTCACCATCCAAGTGCAGGAACCCGGCGACATGGTCAGCAACAACCTCCTGCAAGGGGCCTCTGTGGCCGGGCAGGGCATGTCCTCCCACACCCGGGGTATGTCCATCAGCCCCAGTGCCAACCAGATCCAGATGCAGCACCGCGCCAACCTGATGGCCTCCCTCACCTATGGCCACAGGCAGCTGTCCAAGCAGCTCAGCGCCGACAGCGCCGAGTCGCACAG tCTGAACGTGTACAGGAATCCCCCCACCAACTACGACCAGGTGCACTTACACCCCCACCTGTTCCCAGAGCAGCCTCGTGTTTCCCCCAGTAACTACAGCCCATCAGGAGGAGTTGGGTTTCCTCCAGCTCAGCAAGCTCTCAAAGTCCCACAGCTTGACCAGTATCCCAATTTCCCTCAAAATGCACATCAGCAACAACAGCACTACACTGCATCGGCACTACAGCAAGCACTGTTGTCCCCAACACCTCCTGACTACAGCCGACACCAGCAGGTACCGCACATCCTCCAGGGACTTCTTTCTCCCCGTCACTCTCTCACGGGGCACACGGACATGCGGCTGCCCCAGGCAGAATTTGCACAGCTCATCAAACgacggcagcagcagcagcaacagcagcagcagcagcagcaagattTTCAAGAGTTGTTCAGGCACATGAGTCAAGGGGATGCTGGAAACATGGGCACCAGCATGGGACAGAGCCTGTCGGAGCGTCAGTCGTTGTCTTTGCCTTATCAGAGTGCTGACACCTATCATCCACAGAACAGCCCCCAGCATCTCTTAAAAATCAGGGCGCAAGAATGTATCCAGCAGGTACCTGCGTCAGTGCCACCACATGGATACATACACCAGCCAGCTCTGTTCCACTCGGAGAGCATGGAGGAGGACTGTGCGTGCGAGGGCGCCAGGGACAGCTTTCCAGACAGTAAGAATTCAAACACATTGACCAAAGGTTGCCACGAGACCCCTCTGCTTGTAAATGCAGGAGGGCACGGGGACCCAGAATCTTTGCTAGGAACTGCTAATCACGTTCAGGAGCATCAATACAGACATCAGCCCGCTGCTGGATTCAGTAGGAATAAGGTGCCCAGCAGAG AGTCCGTCGTAGGGAACTGTATGGACAGGAGCTCCCCTGGCCAAGCCATGCAGGTGCCTGACCACAACGGGCTGGGCTACCCAGCACGGCCGGCGTCCAGTGAGCACCCGCGGCCCCGCACCCTGCAGAGACATCACACCATCCAGAATAGTGATGATGCCTAC GTGCAGTTAGATAACCTGCCTGGGATGAGTTTAATGGCAGGAAAAGCGCTCAGCTCTGCTCGGATGTCTGATGCCGTCCTCAGCCAGTCGTCGCTCATGGCCAGCCAGCAGCTGCGTGACAGGGAGAGTGAGG AATGTGGGGAAAGTTTGGAAGGTCAAGAGCATCCCAACCTAGGTGATGGCAACCAGCATCTAAACACCTCTTGCTACCCATCGACATGTATCACAGATGTCCTACTGAGCTACAAGCACCCAGAGGTGCCCTTTGGGATGGAGCAGGCAGGGGTGTAA
- the SIK3 gene encoding serine/threonine-protein kinase SIK3 isoform X2: MKMLCHPHIIRLYQVMETERMIYLVTEYASGGEIFDHLVAHGRMAEKEARRKFKQIVAAVNFCHCRNIVHRDLKAENLLLDANLNIKIADFGFSNIFTPGQLLKTWCGSPPYAAPELFEGKEYDGPKVDIWSLGVVLYVLVCGALPFDGSTLQNLRARVLSGKFRIPFFMSTECEHLIRHMLVLDPSKRLSMDQICKHKWMKLGEADAEFDRLIAECQHLKTERQMEPLNEDVLLAMAEMGLDKERTIQSLRADAYDHYSAIYSLLCDRLKRHKNLRIAPSPSIPRTVTFPTSANIQTEQAGNTMNINVPQVQLINPENQIVETDGTMNLDSDEGEEPSPEALVRYLSMRRHTVGVADPRTEVMEDLQKLLPGFPRVTPQAPFLQVTPNVNFMHNVLPRQNLQPTGQLEYKEQSLLQPPTLQLLNGMGPLGRRASDGGANIQLHAQQLLKRPRGPSPLVTMTPAVPAVTPVDEESSDGEPDQEAVQRYLANRSKRHTLAMTNPTAEIPPDLQRQLGQQSFRPRAWAPHLVPDQHRSIYKDSNTLHLPTERFSPVRRFSDGAASIQAFKAHLEKMGNNSSIKQLQQECEQLQKMYGGHMDERTLEKTQQQHMLYQQEQHHQILHQQIQDCIRPPQPSPPLQAQCENQPALLTHQLQRLRIQPSSPPPNHPNNHLFRQPNSSPPPVSSSVLQPHGAASQSQFQGMPSHNTIFPQSGNCSPPPTMGLTCLALQQQSQAQQVTIQVQEPGDMVSNNLLQGASVAGQGMSSHTRGMSISPSANQIQMQHRANLMASLTYGHRQLSKQLSADSAESHSLNVYRNPPTNYDQVHLHPHLFPEQPRVSPSNYSPSGGVGFPPAQQALKVPQLDQYPNFPQNAHQQQQHYTASALQQALLSPTPPDYSRHQQVPHILQGLLSPRHSLTGHTDMRLPQAEFAQLIKRRQQQQQQQQQQQQDFQELFRHMSQGDAGNMGTSMGQSLSERQSLSLPYQSADTYHPQNSPQHLLKIRAQECIQQVPASVPPHGYIHQPALFHSESMEEDCACEGARDSFPDSKNSNTLTKGCHETPLLVNAGGHGDPESLLGTANHVQEHQYRHQPAAGFSRNKVPSRESVVGNCMDRSSPGQAMQVPDHNGLGYPARPASSEHPRPRTLQRHHTIQNSDDAYVQLDNLPGMSLMAGKALSSARMSDAVLSQSSLMASQQLRDRESEECGESLEGQEHPNLGDGNQHLNTSCYPSTCITDVLLSYKHPEVPFGMEQAGV; the protein is encoded by the exons ATCACTTGGTGGCCCACGGGCGCATGGCGGAGAAGGAAGCTCGGAGGAAGTTCAAGCAAATCGTGGCTGCTGTCAACTTCTGTCACTGCCGTAACATAGTTCACAGAGATCTCAAAGCAGAAAATCTTCTTCTGGATGCTAACCTTAACATCAAAATAGCAG ACTTTGGGTTCAGTAACATCTTCACACCTGGCCAGCTGCTAAAAACGTGGTGTGGGAGTCCTCCCTATGCTGCCCCAGAGCTCTTCGAGGGGAAGGAATACGATGGGCCCAAGGTTGACATTTGG AGTCTCGGCGTGGTGCTGTACGTGTTGGTCTGTGGTGCTCTGCCCTTTGATGGGAGCACGCTGCAGAATCTGCGTGCCAGGGTGCTCAGCGGGAAGTTTCGCATTCCATTCTTCATGTCCACAG AATGTGAACATCTGATCCGCCACATGCTGGTCTTGGACCCAAGTAAGCGGCTCTCAATGGACCAGATCTGCAAACACAAGTGGATGAAGCTTGGGGAAGCTGATGCAGAGTTTGATAGG CTGATAGCAGAATGTCAGCACCTGAAGACAGAGAGGCAGATGGAGCCACTGAACGAGGATGTGTTGTTAGCAATGGCAGAAATGGGGCTGGACAAGGAACGCACAATTCAG tCATTAAGAGCTGATGCTTACGATCACTACAGTGCAATCTACAGCCTGCTCTGTGACCGCCTGAAGAGGCACAAGAATCTGCGCATTGCCCCATCTCCAAGTATACCACGGACAGTGACCTTCCCCACCTCTGCTAACATCCAG ACAGAACAGGCAGGCAATACCATGAACATCAATGTGCCACAAGTCCAGCTCATCAACCCTGAAAACCAAATTGTGGAG ACTGATGGAACGATGAACTTGGACAGCGATGAAGGGGAAGAACCATCACCTGAAGCTCTGGTCCGTTACCTCTCAATGAGAAGGCACACGGTTGGAGTAGCTGACCCACG GACGGAGGTCATGGAAGATTTGCAGAAGCTCCTGCCTGGCTTTCCTCGTGTCACTCCTCAGGCTCCATTCCTGCAGGTGACCCCAAACGTGAACTTCATGCACAATGTGCTGCCTAGGCAGAACCTGCAGCCCACGGGTCAGCTGGAGTACAAG GAGcagtccctgctgcagccccccaCTCTGCAACTGTTGAATGGCATGGGCCCTCTGGGGCGGAGAGCATCCGATGGTGGAGCTAACATCCAGCTACATGCACAGCAACTGCTGAAACGTCCTCGAGGTCCATCTCCTCTAGTCACTATGACTCCA GCCGTCCCAGCTGTCACTCCCGTGGACGAGGAGAGCTCTGATGGGGAGCCAGATCAGGAAGCTGTGCAGAG ATACTTGGCAAATAGGTCAAAAAGGCACACTCTGGCAATGACCAACCCTACAGCTGAAATCCCTCCAGACTTGCAGAGGCAGCTAGGACAGCAGTCCTTCCGACCCCGGGCTTGGGCTCCACACCTGGTACCCGATCAGCACCG TTCTATTTACAAGGACTCCAACACTCTGCACCTCCCCACCGAACGCTTCTCCCCGGTTCGGCGCTTCTCTGACGGTGCTGCCAGCATCCAGGCtttcaaagcccacctggagAAGATGGGCAATAACAGTAGCATCAAACAGCTTCAGCAG GAATGTGAACAGCTTCAGAAGATGTATGGTGGGCACATGGATGAGAGGACACTGGAGAAGACACAGCAGCAACACATGCTGTACCAGCAAGAGCAGCACCATCAGATTCTTCATCAGCAAATCCAG GACTGTATCCGGCCACCTCAGCCATCTCCACCCTTGCAAGCTCAATGTGAAAAccagccagctctgctcactcACCAGCTTCAGAG GTTACGGATTCAGCCATCCAGCCCGCCCCCAAATCACCCTAATAACCACCTCTTCAGGCAACCAAACAGCAGCCCACCTCCTGTGAGCAGCAGCGTGCTGCAGCCCCACG GTGCAGCCTCCCAGTCGCAGTTCCAAGGGATGCCGTCCCACAACACGATCTTCCCACAGTCTGGTAACTGTTCCCCTCCCCCAACCATGGGGCTGACATGTctggccctgcagcagcagtcccAGGCCCAGCAGGTCACCATCCAAGTGCAGGAACCCGGCGACATGGTCAGCAACAACCTCCTGCAAGGGGCCTCTGTGGCCGGGCAGGGCATGTCCTCCCACACCCGGGGTATGTCCATCAGCCCCAGTGCCAACCAGATCCAGATGCAGCACCGCGCCAACCTGATGGCCTCCCTCACCTATGGCCACAGGCAGCTGTCCAAGCAGCTCAGCGCCGACAGCGCCGAGTCGCACAG tCTGAACGTGTACAGGAATCCCCCCACCAACTACGACCAGGTGCACTTACACCCCCACCTGTTCCCAGAGCAGCCTCGTGTTTCCCCCAGTAACTACAGCCCATCAGGAGGAGTTGGGTTTCCTCCAGCTCAGCAAGCTCTCAAAGTCCCACAGCTTGACCAGTATCCCAATTTCCCTCAAAATGCACATCAGCAACAACAGCACTACACTGCATCGGCACTACAGCAAGCACTGTTGTCCCCAACACCTCCTGACTACAGCCGACACCAGCAGGTACCGCACATCCTCCAGGGACTTCTTTCTCCCCGTCACTCTCTCACGGGGCACACGGACATGCGGCTGCCCCAGGCAGAATTTGCACAGCTCATCAAACgacggcagcagcagcagcaacagcagcagcagcagcagcaagattTTCAAGAGTTGTTCAGGCACATGAGTCAAGGGGATGCTGGAAACATGGGCACCAGCATGGGACAGAGCCTGTCGGAGCGTCAGTCGTTGTCTTTGCCTTATCAGAGTGCTGACACCTATCATCCACAGAACAGCCCCCAGCATCTCTTAAAAATCAGGGCGCAAGAATGTATCCAGCAGGTACCTGCGTCAGTGCCACCACATGGATACATACACCAGCCAGCTCTGTTCCACTCGGAGAGCATGGAGGAGGACTGTGCGTGCGAGGGCGCCAGGGACAGCTTTCCAGACAGTAAGAATTCAAACACATTGACCAAAGGTTGCCACGAGACCCCTCTGCTTGTAAATGCAGGAGGGCACGGGGACCCAGAATCTTTGCTAGGAACTGCTAATCACGTTCAGGAGCATCAATACAGACATCAGCCCGCTGCTGGATTCAGTAGGAATAAGGTGCCCAGCAGAG AGTCCGTCGTAGGGAACTGTATGGACAGGAGCTCCCCTGGCCAAGCCATGCAGGTGCCTGACCACAACGGGCTGGGCTACCCAGCACGGCCGGCGTCCAGTGAGCACCCGCGGCCCCGCACCCTGCAGAGACATCACACCATCCAGAATAGTGATGATGCCTAC GTGCAGTTAGATAACCTGCCTGGGATGAGTTTAATGGCAGGAAAAGCGCTCAGCTCTGCTCGGATGTCTGATGCCGTCCTCAGCCAGTCGTCGCTCATGGCCAGCCAGCAGCTGCGTGACAGGGAGAGTGAGG AATGTGGGGAAAGTTTGGAAGGTCAAGAGCATCCCAACCTAGGTGATGGCAACCAGCATCTAAACACCTCTTGCTACCCATCGACATGTATCACAGATGTCCTACTGAGCTACAAGCACCCAGAGGTGCCCTTTGGGATGGAGCAGGCAGGGGTGTAA
- the SIK3 gene encoding serine/threonine-protein kinase SIK3 isoform X1 — protein sequence MKMLCHPHIIRLYQVMETERMIYLVTEYASGGEIFDHLVAHGRMAEKEARRKFKQIVAAVNFCHCRNIVHRDLKAENLLLDANLNIKIADFGFSNIFTPGQLLKTWCGSPPYAAPELFEGKEYDGPKVDIWSLGVVLYVLVCGALPFDGSTLQNLRARVLSGKFRIPFFMSTECEHLIRHMLVLDPSKRLSMDQICKHKWMKLGEADAEFDRLIAECQHLKTERQMEPLNEDVLLAMAEMGLDKERTIQSLRADAYDHYSAIYSLLCDRLKRHKNLRIAPSPSIPRTVTFPTSANIQQTEQAGNTMNINVPQVQLINPENQIVETDGTMNLDSDEGEEPSPEALVRYLSMRRHTVGVADPRTEVMEDLQKLLPGFPRVTPQAPFLQVTPNVNFMHNVLPRQNLQPTGQLEYKEQSLLQPPTLQLLNGMGPLGRRASDGGANIQLHAQQLLKRPRGPSPLVTMTPAVPAVTPVDEESSDGEPDQEAVQRYLANRSKRHTLAMTNPTAEIPPDLQRQLGQQSFRPRAWAPHLVPDQHRSIYKDSNTLHLPTERFSPVRRFSDGAASIQAFKAHLEKMGNNSSIKQLQQECEQLQKMYGGHMDERTLEKTQQQHMLYQQEQHHQILHQQIQDCIRPPQPSPPLQAQCENQPALLTHQLQRLRIQPSSPPPNHPNNHLFRQPNSSPPPVSSSVLQPHGAASQSQFQGMPSHNTIFPQSGNCSPPPTMGLTCLALQQQSQAQQVTIQVQEPGDMVSNNLLQGASVAGQGMSSHTRGMSISPSANQIQMQHRANLMASLTYGHRQLSKQLSADSAESHSLNVYRNPPTNYDQVHLHPHLFPEQPRVSPSNYSPSGGVGFPPAQQALKVPQLDQYPNFPQNAHQQQQHYTASALQQALLSPTPPDYSRHQQVPHILQGLLSPRHSLTGHTDMRLPQAEFAQLIKRRQQQQQQQQQQQQDFQELFRHMSQGDAGNMGTSMGQSLSERQSLSLPYQSADTYHPQNSPQHLLKIRAQECIQQVPASVPPHGYIHQPALFHSESMEEDCACEGARDSFPDSKNSNTLTKGCHETPLLVNAGGHGDPESLLGTANHVQEHQYRHQPAAGFSRNKVPSRESVVGNCMDRSSPGQAMQVPDHNGLGYPARPASSEHPRPRTLQRHHTIQNSDDAYVQLDNLPGMSLMAGKALSSARMSDAVLSQSSLMASQQLRDRESEECGESLEGQEHPNLGDGNQHLNTSCYPSTCITDVLLSYKHPEVPFGMEQAGV from the exons ATCACTTGGTGGCCCACGGGCGCATGGCGGAGAAGGAAGCTCGGAGGAAGTTCAAGCAAATCGTGGCTGCTGTCAACTTCTGTCACTGCCGTAACATAGTTCACAGAGATCTCAAAGCAGAAAATCTTCTTCTGGATGCTAACCTTAACATCAAAATAGCAG ACTTTGGGTTCAGTAACATCTTCACACCTGGCCAGCTGCTAAAAACGTGGTGTGGGAGTCCTCCCTATGCTGCCCCAGAGCTCTTCGAGGGGAAGGAATACGATGGGCCCAAGGTTGACATTTGG AGTCTCGGCGTGGTGCTGTACGTGTTGGTCTGTGGTGCTCTGCCCTTTGATGGGAGCACGCTGCAGAATCTGCGTGCCAGGGTGCTCAGCGGGAAGTTTCGCATTCCATTCTTCATGTCCACAG AATGTGAACATCTGATCCGCCACATGCTGGTCTTGGACCCAAGTAAGCGGCTCTCAATGGACCAGATCTGCAAACACAAGTGGATGAAGCTTGGGGAAGCTGATGCAGAGTTTGATAGG CTGATAGCAGAATGTCAGCACCTGAAGACAGAGAGGCAGATGGAGCCACTGAACGAGGATGTGTTGTTAGCAATGGCAGAAATGGGGCTGGACAAGGAACGCACAATTCAG tCATTAAGAGCTGATGCTTACGATCACTACAGTGCAATCTACAGCCTGCTCTGTGACCGCCTGAAGAGGCACAAGAATCTGCGCATTGCCCCATCTCCAAGTATACCACGGACAGTGACCTTCCCCACCTCTGCTAACATCCAG CAGACAGAACAGGCAGGCAATACCATGAACATCAATGTGCCACAAGTCCAGCTCATCAACCCTGAAAACCAAATTGTGGAG ACTGATGGAACGATGAACTTGGACAGCGATGAAGGGGAAGAACCATCACCTGAAGCTCTGGTCCGTTACCTCTCAATGAGAAGGCACACGGTTGGAGTAGCTGACCCACG GACGGAGGTCATGGAAGATTTGCAGAAGCTCCTGCCTGGCTTTCCTCGTGTCACTCCTCAGGCTCCATTCCTGCAGGTGACCCCAAACGTGAACTTCATGCACAATGTGCTGCCTAGGCAGAACCTGCAGCCCACGGGTCAGCTGGAGTACAAG GAGcagtccctgctgcagccccccaCTCTGCAACTGTTGAATGGCATGGGCCCTCTGGGGCGGAGAGCATCCGATGGTGGAGCTAACATCCAGCTACATGCACAGCAACTGCTGAAACGTCCTCGAGGTCCATCTCCTCTAGTCACTATGACTCCA GCCGTCCCAGCTGTCACTCCCGTGGACGAGGAGAGCTCTGATGGGGAGCCAGATCAGGAAGCTGTGCAGAG ATACTTGGCAAATAGGTCAAAAAGGCACACTCTGGCAATGACCAACCCTACAGCTGAAATCCCTCCAGACTTGCAGAGGCAGCTAGGACAGCAGTCCTTCCGACCCCGGGCTTGGGCTCCACACCTGGTACCCGATCAGCACCG TTCTATTTACAAGGACTCCAACACTCTGCACCTCCCCACCGAACGCTTCTCCCCGGTTCGGCGCTTCTCTGACGGTGCTGCCAGCATCCAGGCtttcaaagcccacctggagAAGATGGGCAATAACAGTAGCATCAAACAGCTTCAGCAG GAATGTGAACAGCTTCAGAAGATGTATGGTGGGCACATGGATGAGAGGACACTGGAGAAGACACAGCAGCAACACATGCTGTACCAGCAAGAGCAGCACCATCAGATTCTTCATCAGCAAATCCAG GACTGTATCCGGCCACCTCAGCCATCTCCACCCTTGCAAGCTCAATGTGAAAAccagccagctctgctcactcACCAGCTTCAGAG GTTACGGATTCAGCCATCCAGCCCGCCCCCAAATCACCCTAATAACCACCTCTTCAGGCAACCAAACAGCAGCCCACCTCCTGTGAGCAGCAGCGTGCTGCAGCCCCACG GTGCAGCCTCCCAGTCGCAGTTCCAAGGGATGCCGTCCCACAACACGATCTTCCCACAGTCTGGTAACTGTTCCCCTCCCCCAACCATGGGGCTGACATGTctggccctgcagcagcagtcccAGGCCCAGCAGGTCACCATCCAAGTGCAGGAACCCGGCGACATGGTCAGCAACAACCTCCTGCAAGGGGCCTCTGTGGCCGGGCAGGGCATGTCCTCCCACACCCGGGGTATGTCCATCAGCCCCAGTGCCAACCAGATCCAGATGCAGCACCGCGCCAACCTGATGGCCTCCCTCACCTATGGCCACAGGCAGCTGTCCAAGCAGCTCAGCGCCGACAGCGCCGAGTCGCACAG tCTGAACGTGTACAGGAATCCCCCCACCAACTACGACCAGGTGCACTTACACCCCCACCTGTTCCCAGAGCAGCCTCGTGTTTCCCCCAGTAACTACAGCCCATCAGGAGGAGTTGGGTTTCCTCCAGCTCAGCAAGCTCTCAAAGTCCCACAGCTTGACCAGTATCCCAATTTCCCTCAAAATGCACATCAGCAACAACAGCACTACACTGCATCGGCACTACAGCAAGCACTGTTGTCCCCAACACCTCCTGACTACAGCCGACACCAGCAGGTACCGCACATCCTCCAGGGACTTCTTTCTCCCCGTCACTCTCTCACGGGGCACACGGACATGCGGCTGCCCCAGGCAGAATTTGCACAGCTCATCAAACgacggcagcagcagcagcaacagcagcagcagcagcagcaagattTTCAAGAGTTGTTCAGGCACATGAGTCAAGGGGATGCTGGAAACATGGGCACCAGCATGGGACAGAGCCTGTCGGAGCGTCAGTCGTTGTCTTTGCCTTATCAGAGTGCTGACACCTATCATCCACAGAACAGCCCCCAGCATCTCTTAAAAATCAGGGCGCAAGAATGTATCCAGCAGGTACCTGCGTCAGTGCCACCACATGGATACATACACCAGCCAGCTCTGTTCCACTCGGAGAGCATGGAGGAGGACTGTGCGTGCGAGGGCGCCAGGGACAGCTTTCCAGACAGTAAGAATTCAAACACATTGACCAAAGGTTGCCACGAGACCCCTCTGCTTGTAAATGCAGGAGGGCACGGGGACCCAGAATCTTTGCTAGGAACTGCTAATCACGTTCAGGAGCATCAATACAGACATCAGCCCGCTGCTGGATTCAGTAGGAATAAGGTGCCCAGCAGAG AGTCCGTCGTAGGGAACTGTATGGACAGGAGCTCCCCTGGCCAAGCCATGCAGGTGCCTGACCACAACGGGCTGGGCTACCCAGCACGGCCGGCGTCCAGTGAGCACCCGCGGCCCCGCACCCTGCAGAGACATCACACCATCCAGAATAGTGATGATGCCTAC GTGCAGTTAGATAACCTGCCTGGGATGAGTTTAATGGCAGGAAAAGCGCTCAGCTCTGCTCGGATGTCTGATGCCGTCCTCAGCCAGTCGTCGCTCATGGCCAGCCAGCAGCTGCGTGACAGGGAGAGTGAGG AATGTGGGGAAAGTTTGGAAGGTCAAGAGCATCCCAACCTAGGTGATGGCAACCAGCATCTAAACACCTCTTGCTACCCATCGACATGTATCACAGATGTCCTACTGAGCTACAAGCACCCAGAGGTGCCCTTTGGGATGGAGCAGGCAGGGGTGTAA